Below is a window of Corynebacterium kalinowskii DNA.
TTCCGACGGGCGGCACCGGTGGCATCCACCCACTGCCCGCAGCCGCCGCGCTGCAGGAGGTTTTCCAACCCGGGCTGGTCCCAGTTGGTGCCAATGATTTCTCCTGTCAGCCCGCCGAAGGACAGCGCCCAGTGGTGCTGATCCCTGGCACCACGGGCAGCGCCTTCAATTCCTTCTCTGCCCTCGCACCCGCGCTGAAGGCGGAAGGGCTGTGTGTATACACCTTCAACCACAATCCGCTGGGGTTCAGTTCGCAGATTAGCTTCGCTGGTGACATCGCTGATTCGGCGAGGATGCTGGGGGAGGTCGTCGATAAGGTGCGTGCGGAGACCGGCGCCGAGCAGGTGGACCTAGTGGGATGGTCGCAGGGTGGCGGGCCGCTGCCGGTGTATTACATCAACAAGCTGGGTGGGGCGGAGAAGGTGCGCAAGGTCGTCGGGATCATGCCTTCGCACCATGGCACGAACTTCTGGCTGGTGCACGACTATGCGCAGCGCAATCCGGCCGTTCGTGCGGACTTTGACAACCTAGGCACCGCGGTGAACGGGCTGGCGCTGGCTCAGCAGTTGGCAGGTTCGGCGTTCATCGAGGACCTCTACAGCGAACCAGTGCGTGCCGAGTATATGAACATCGCCACCCAGTACGACCAAATCGTGCTGCCGTACTCGAACTCCTTCTTGGAAGGCGCGGACA
It encodes the following:
- a CDS encoding lipase family alpha/beta hydrolase, which codes for MKKALLLALMLLFGATPAHAVPTPFTDQGFPTGGTGGIHPLPAAAALQEVFQPGLVPVGANDFSCQPAEGQRPVVLIPGTTGSAFNSFSALAPALKAEGLCVYTFNHNPLGFSSQISFAGDIADSARMLGEVVDKVRAETGAEQVDLVGWSQGGGPLPVYYINKLGGAEKVRKVVGIMPSHHGTNFWLVHDYAQRNPAVRADFDNLGTAVNGLALAQQLAGSAFIEDLYSEPVRAEYMNIATQYDQIVLPYSNSFLEGADNRLVQDYCPGRRTTHFNATYDPVVFALVLEGLTGVAQPKNCATPPPLG